Genomic DNA from Niabella ginsenosidivorans:
CCAAAGGGCTGTGCCAAGGTGCCTATAGGAGGAAAAAGTACCAATTACCAGACGCTTACAGCTGATAATCACCTGGAATGGTTTAAAACACAGACAAGGACCTGGTATGCGGATGGACGCCAGTATTATTATCCCATTCCTGCATCAGCAATTGTAAAAAATAATAACCTCACTCAGAATCCTGGATGGTAAATAATGACCGTCTGTTTTTATAAAATAAAAATTACAGCGCTCACAAGATGAAACACAGGAAAAATATTCATTTTCCTAATCTGACGGAGTGAATATGTTTTATGTGAAGCTTCACTGAAACTTCAGGATCGCTATTCAAACCATAAAAATATGCATATGAAAATACGAACGGTTGCTTTATACTCTTTACTGTATCTGTTGCTTTACGGAATACCGGTATGCAGCTTTGCGGAGTTAAAAACCGGTCCCGGTACCGGTGAGAGCAGTGAAAAAGTGTCTGTTATTCTGGATACGGATATGGGACCGGATTATGATGATGTAGGTGCCATAGCTATGCTGCATGCCTTTGCAGACAGTGGCTATGTAACTATTCTGGGAACAATTGCCAGCACAAAATATGAGGGTGTGGCAAGTGTGCTGAATATTTTCAATACTTATTTTCACCGGCCGGATATCCCGGTTGCGGTGCCCAGGCAATGGGCATATGCACAAAAGGATCAGCAGCACTGGACGGATTCATTAATTGCCAGATATCCGCACACCATAAAAACAAATGCTGAAGTGCCTGATGCGGTAAGCCTGTACCGGAAAATATTAGCCGGTCAGCCGGATAACAGCGTTACCATTATTACGGTCGGTTTTTTTACCAACCTGAACAATCTCATCCATTCTGCTCCGGATCAATATTCTGGGTTGAGTGGTATGCAGCTGATCAGGAAAAAAGTAAAGAACCTGGTAAGCATGGCCGGAAAATTCCCGGAAGGAAAAGAGTTCAATGTATATAAGGATGCTGCGGCTGCGTACGAACTTTTTAAAATATGGCCTAAGCCCGTACTGTTTACCGGCTGGGAGATCGGCCAGCAGATCAGAACAGGACTGAAGCTCATGAATGACGCTTCGATCCGTAACAGCCCGGTAAAAGATGTTTACAGGATAGCTATACCTCAGGCGGCATCTGACCGTAACGGTCGTATGAGCTGGGATCAGACTGCTGTTTTGATAGCTGTTAAAGGGTATAACGATTTCTTTGAAATACAAAAAGGCGCTGTTTGGATCGGAAAAGACGGAAGCAACAAATGGCAGAATAAGCCGGGGGGCATGGCCGCCTATGTTACACCCAAAATGCCTTATGACCGGCTTGCCGTATATATAGAGAAAGTGATGATGCATCAGCCAATGTAAATTGTTGCGGCATATTTGCACCGGCTCATTGTATCTGAAGAAGCAGTTCCTGTTTAAACGGAGCTGCCACACCGCCTTGAGCGGAGCAGTAACCCTTCCAAAGTGAAGGGCTTTTTTGTACCCTATAAAAAAGCCAATCTAATCATGCCGGGTTACAGAGCCTGTTGGTATAAAACTAATCCTTTGCGCAAGTGAGCCGGCATTGGTTACCATGTATTGAAAAACAATTACTTATTTCTCCGGTTTCGCTGATAAATTTTCATGCTGCTTATTTTTTTGTTTAATTACATTAATAAAATATTATTATTTGTTTAATTTTAGATTAAATTAATTTAATTATATTTAATTATCTTTATTTACCTTAAATTTGCTTTTGTTAACGGCAGCGCCTGTTAACTTTTTAATACCGGTAAAAAGACAACAAACTGTCCTTATTAGTATAGCACACCCTTTATCAATGTTTTTTGATACAGGATTATATGGATACTAAGAAAAAATTAGTAACTATTAAAAATTCAGGTCATCATGAAAAAAAACGACTGCTTTGCCATTGTTCAGCAGCAAAGTAATTTCCGGAAATTAACAGGCCACCGGCTGCTCTGTCTGTTAGGGCTCCTGTTTCTGACTGCATCTGCTGCTGCACAATCAAAAAAGATCACCGGAAAAATTACAGACGAACAAAACAAGCCTCTGGAAGGAGTAAGCGTTCGTCTGAAAGGCTCAGGATCGGGCACTGCCAGCAATGCCGAAGGTAATTATTCCCTGAATGTGCCTGGTACTACGGATGCATTGGTCTTCTCTATTGTGGGGTACCTTGAGAAAGAAGTGACCATTGGCAGCGCTCCTGTTATGAATGTTACGCTTCAAAAAGATGTTACCGGCTTAAACGAAGTAGTGGTAGTAGGGTATGGCACACAAAAGAAAGCCAATCTTACCGGTTCTGTTTCTGTTATTAACAGCGCCCAGATTGAAAGACGTCCCAATACTTCCACATCCAATGCGCTGCAAGGGCTGGCACCCGGTGTAACTGTTACATCGCAAACCGGTTCTCCGGGAGGAGATGGTGCGCAGATCCGCATCAGGGGGATCAACTCCTTTGGCGGATCCAGCAGTAACCCACTGGTAATTATTGATGGGGTAGCAGGATCCATTGATGATGTGGATGCCAACCTGATAGAATCCATATCGGTATTAAAGGATGCAGCTTCTTCAGCCATTTACGGTTCCAGGGCCGCCAATGGCGTTATATTGATCACTACCAAAAGGGCTAAGGACAAGCTCTCTGTAAACTATAAGGGCTTTATTGGCAAGCAAACACCAACGGCAATACCAAGGGTAACAGACGGGTTAACCTACATGCGTGTGTTCAATGACGCCAGCATGAATGATAATGGCACTACGATTTATAGTGACCAGGATATTGAGGATTTCAAACAGAAATATGAGGCAGATCCCAAAAATTACGATTGGCAGGACGCAATATTAAATGGTAGTGGATTAGAGCAGAACCATTTCATTTCTTTAGCTGCCAACAGCGGCATTATACGGGTAACCCCCTCATTCAGCTATACAGATCAGGAAGGGATCATTAAAAATACCAATTTCAAACGCTACATTTTTCGCAATAACCTGGATATAACACCCAATAAAAAATTCAGCATCAAGGCTGATATTGCTGTAACCAATAAAAACAGGAAGCAGATTGCTGATGAAGGAACGGTCTGGAATTACCTGGGCCGGATGCCTACCAATATTCCGATCCGCTATGGTGACCGGTGGTCCGATGGTTGGGTGAAAATTAATCCTGTAGGCTATATTGAAGATGGTGGCAACCGGAAGGCGAACAACCTGGAGTTCTATGGAAATCTTAGTGTGAACTACAAACCTGTAAACTGGTTGTCACTTACGGGAATGTTTGCCCCCCGCTACCTGACCAACAACGTTCACCTTTTCAGAAAAAGCGTAATGACGTATTATGAAGACGGATCAGAAGCAGGGGCAGCAAATACCTATACGGAGCTTACAGAGTCTGCATACAGATACTTTTATGGTACCTACCAGTTTCAGGCCACAGCGCAAAAAAGTTTTGGCAATCATAATTTCCGGTTAATGGCCGGAGCCTCCCGGGAAACCTATGATGAGAAGTACCTGTCGGGCTACAGAAGAGATTTCGTTTATGATAATTATGAGCAGCTGGCTGCCGGCGCTGATAATGCTACAAAAGATAATAACGGTACCGAGAACCAGTGGATACTGATATCCGGTTTTGGAAGATTCAATTATGACTTTAAGTCCAAATACCTTTTTGAAGCTAACTTAAGGTATGATGGTACATCCCGTTTCATTGGCGCTAACCGCTGGGCTGCATTCCCGTCTTTCTCTGCGGGATGGGTTATTTCCAAAGAAGATTTCTGGAAAAAAATCAGTCCGGTAATAAATATGCTTAAGGTCAGGGCTTCCTGGGGCAAACTGGGTAACCAGAACATCGGTTCTTCCTATTATCCTTTTGCGGAAGCCTTATCATTGGGCAGCGTTTCCATGGGAGGGAATATTTATCAGATGATTACCCAAACCACACTCTCCAATCCTGACCTTCGTTGGGAAGCAACCGTTATGAAAGGTATTGGAATAGATGCCGGCCTGTTCAACAAACTGTCAGTAACATTTGATTGGTATGATAAAAGAACAGATGGTATTCTTATGAAGTTGAACACTTCACAGCTTACCGGCCTGGCTTCCCCTTATCAGAATGCTGCTGTGGTAAGCAATAAAGGCTGGGAAGTTGCTGCAAGATATGATGATCAGTTTGGCGATTTTCAGTTAGGGGTGGGGGCAAACCTGTCT
This window encodes:
- a CDS encoding nucleoside hydrolase, which gives rise to MKIRTVALYSLLYLLLYGIPVCSFAELKTGPGTGESSEKVSVILDTDMGPDYDDVGAIAMLHAFADSGYVTILGTIASTKYEGVASVLNIFNTYFHRPDIPVAVPRQWAYAQKDQQHWTDSLIARYPHTIKTNAEVPDAVSLYRKILAGQPDNSVTIITVGFFTNLNNLIHSAPDQYSGLSGMQLIRKKVKNLVSMAGKFPEGKEFNVYKDAAAAYELFKIWPKPVLFTGWEIGQQIRTGLKLMNDASIRNSPVKDVYRIAIPQAASDRNGRMSWDQTAVLIAVKGYNDFFEIQKGAVWIGKDGSNKWQNKPGGMAAYVTPKMPYDRLAVYIEKVMMHQPM
- a CDS encoding SusC/RagA family TonB-linked outer membrane protein, whose amino-acid sequence is MKKNDCFAIVQQQSNFRKLTGHRLLCLLGLLFLTASAAAQSKKITGKITDEQNKPLEGVSVRLKGSGSGTASNAEGNYSLNVPGTTDALVFSIVGYLEKEVTIGSAPVMNVTLQKDVTGLNEVVVVGYGTQKKANLTGSVSVINSAQIERRPNTSTSNALQGLAPGVTVTSQTGSPGGDGAQIRIRGINSFGGSSSNPLVIIDGVAGSIDDVDANLIESISVLKDAASSAIYGSRAANGVILITTKRAKDKLSVNYKGFIGKQTPTAIPRVTDGLTYMRVFNDASMNDNGTTIYSDQDIEDFKQKYEADPKNYDWQDAILNGSGLEQNHFISLAANSGIIRVTPSFSYTDQEGIIKNTNFKRYIFRNNLDITPNKKFSIKADIAVTNKNRKQIADEGTVWNYLGRMPTNIPIRYGDRWSDGWVKINPVGYIEDGGNRKANNLEFYGNLSVNYKPVNWLSLTGMFAPRYLTNNVHLFRKSVMTYYEDGSEAGAANTYTELTESAYRYFYGTYQFQATAQKSFGNHNFRLMAGASRETYDEKYLSGYRRDFVYDNYEQLAAGADNATKDNNGTENQWILISGFGRFNYDFKSKYLFEANLRYDGTSRFIGANRWAAFPSFSAGWVISKEDFWKKISPVINMLKVRASWGKLGNQNIGSSYYPFAEALSLGSVSMGGNIYQMITQTTLSNPDLRWEATVMKGIGIDAGLFNKLSVTFDWYDKRTDGILMKLNTSQLTGLASPYQNAAVVSNKGWEVAARYDDQFGDFQLGVGANLSDVKNKIIDMRGQTSGDLLRQQEGYAINSIYGYIADGLYQSQEEIDNGPVQIGTLKPGDVRYRDIAGAFDASGNPIPDGKITDADKVIIGSTIPRYTYGANLDLGWRGIRLSTFLQGVGKVDGYLNSHYVIPAVNSSAIKPWQLDYWTPENTDASLPRVSITSTNNTQNSTLWMRSAAYMRLKNLQLGYELPAAFTKKLGVQQVFVYVNGQNIFTKTRFYEGYDPEINFNANAADGVSLGGGDYYPQVKIYTFGIDIKF